TCACTGACTACTAATTGCAGGATTCAACTAATTGCAGGATTGCGCAGGAAATCAGTACATCAGAGTGATACATTGAAGCGAGTAGGTTATACCAAGTGTGGACAAAGCCCAACCCGCCAGATGACGTTAGAAGGGGCCAGACAAGGTCATCGCTACATCGCTACCttagaaaaaaacagctcTTTTCATGTGTGCTTCTtgtgaattaaaacaaatacgaaATGTGTCCTATGCTTCTTTGGGCACCTTTTTTACATCCGCCAATGAAGGACTTTACAATTGTGGTTTTAAATCCACCCCTGGTCTGGCCTGGATCCAGATTgtacagcatttttttttgtattattaataatttttatggttttaagCGGGAAGCGATTACAAACAGCCTGACAAAGAACAGCTGAGAAGTTTGCAATcctaatttcataaaaaaatgtatagtATATGCACCAGAAACACAGATACAGCATGGTTATCTTATAATTGTGTTTTAATATGGTTTAATATCACTTAAGTTTTGTTCAAGTCTTCATGAACTATCTTCATAGAAGTGTGCAACATGCAACAGGCAATATAAcctaattaatttgtttaacaacTCATATCCCAGCTTCGGGATTTTCCATCTTTGGGTGGTCTCCAGCGTGGTATATTTCGGTAACAACCTTTCGTGTGTAAACCAAAGaaacggtccaaaatcccCTCCAGACCAATccttcgtacgcaggactgattatccatCAGAAATGGTAGGTCGCTTGAGGTTCTTGTGCCagttatgaaaaaaacaagaatgcCTGTCTTTAATGCGACAGAAGCCCGGTCATTGTTTCcaatgaaaaaattaaaaatattcaagaCATTAGGCCCAACAATCTAGCATTTTGAAGATTCTCATGTTGCATAGAAAACTACATAAGAGTTAATTTAAAactgaaattatttcaattatgtttaaatattaccaatattgaaataatatatttttgtgGGAAACGGTTCGGAACCCCATTAAGCATCACCGTTTGGGAAAAAGGGTAAATGCGCTTATGATTAACACATTGTATAACACGAATAATGTGCGATACTCACTATTTCTTGATGTATTTGAACATTTACTGTTTGGATTTAGTAAAAAcgatttgaaataaaacatgttcaaatCCGACTTTGTATTgacatgaaaaataaaattgtttcttgGCTCAATTAAAAGTGCTTGATTTGCTGTAATACTATTTAGTGGTAACTCGATTTACATAACTGCAGGTGTCCAAGTGCTCAAGATTTCCTTTAATCACGATAAATACGGCAATCGatctagttttattttttacaagaACGAAGATACAGAAATTGAGGGCCATTTTGGCCAAGGAGGTAAATGTACTGGTGTGTCTGCTACCGTTATTGGATCAATGGAACTAGTTGGGATTTCGGTCTGCGGTTCGGGCGTTGATGCTGACGAACTAGTTTCACTCATCATCATAGTAGTTGATGGCATTTCGGTAGTTGTACTCATTGGAGGAGGTAAACATATCCCAAGTTTGGGACTAAATATGGATCCTACCCCTGGACACACTTGCTCATAGccaaacaattttccactaACCTTACGACACCAGTAGAACTTTGAAGAATCACCGGGCTTCGCCAAAAAGCCTTCCCTTGGGCACTGGAAAACACAACTATTGGAGAGCACGTTGAATTCCGAACCTTCGGCGCATTTGTACACTATTACGTTTCGTAACGTTGACCGGTTCCTAATGCGTTTGTAATTGCAGTACGCGTAATATTTTGAATCCTGTGGAAATGGAAGGAATATAGATCTTCCGTTCGGGCGACATTGGATTGTTCGACATTGAGCATTTCTACTGCATGTCTGTTTCTTAGAGTTGTACACATATTCGGAAGGACATTTGAATGGTCGCGCATAACTTCCAATGGACGTACAATGGTGGAATTTTCTGCAATCCAGTGGATCAGGAAACACCCCCAACCCCGTGCACAATATACCAAATCTGGCCCCACCTATCCCCCCATTATGTCCACCGAAGCCTGCCGTATATCTGCACTCTGGAAACATGGGATCAACCGTGGTCTGACATGCACCT
This region of Anopheles marshallii chromosome 2, idAnoMarsDA_429_01, whole genome shotgun sequence genomic DNA includes:
- the LOC128707630 gene encoding uncharacterized protein LOC128707630, with the protein product MDKRKAVSLLLPLVLAVVTHGQEMYPDYLETNEFDPLTSSEENVMQDNEMPSSLWYGAASGFQLSPPFIDKTLTGSCTNTTTIVCTGCRRVRVCIPGISDQSLLPENNCPPSTYCHTLGQGMGGACQTTVDPMFPECRYTAGFGGHNGGIGGARFGILCTGLGVFPDPLDCRKFHHCTSIGSYARPFKCPSEYVYNSKKQTCSRNAQCRTIQCRPNGRSIFLPFPQDSKYYAYCNYKRIRNRSTLRNVIVYKCAEGSEFNVLSNSCVFQCPREGFLAKPGDSSKFYWCRKVSGKLFGYEQVCPGVGSIFSPKLGICLPPPMSTTTEMPSTTMMMSETSSSASTPEPQTEIPTSSIDPITVADTPVHLPPWPKWPSISVSSFL